The following nucleotide sequence is from Rhodospirillales bacterium.
CTCTGAACGTGTTATAAGCCGCCCCGAGAGATTCCATCTGCGAAGCCGTGGATGTTACACGGGCGTTGGTGATCAGTTCCTGACCTTTCAAGATCCCGCCGATCAACAGACCGATGATGATCATCACGACCGCAAGTTCGACGAGGGTAAAGCCCTGCTCGTCCTTGCGCATTGTTTGAAGTGTTGTGTTCATTCGTAAAATCTCCTCAAAATTTAAAAATGGATATAAAGGTTTTAGGTGGGATGATTTGACTTGAGCTTCCCCGATTCAAATCATGTGAAATAGTATACACATAATCCCCCCACAAAAACAGTCCCTATGGTTTCATGATCGCTTCAATTTGATGAATATTTTATTAATAATGCCAGATACTTACACTCAAGGCGCGTTCTGAACATATCAAAAAAACAAAGTGATCAATTTGTGTTTTGAGGAGTTTTTTTGCGGTATTGGCTTGGGGCCTGATTTGCAAGCTCTTTGAAGACGCGATTGAAGGATGGCAGGGAATTAAAGCCTACATCTTTGGCGATGGCCTGAATTGTGGCATCCGTTTCGCGCAAGAGCTGTTTTGCGTCTTCGATGCGCCGCTCATTCATCAATTGGGGAAAAGATTTTTGGAAATGTGCGTTGATGACCCGCGAAATTATGGTTTCGGAAGTCTCGCACTCTCGCGCGAGGTCAGCGCGGGAATAGGTTGGTTCCTGGTATACTTTTTCAAATTTTAACAGGCCTTCAATCTTTTCGGCCAAATCGCGTTCTTCTTCGCTCAAATTTTCCGCTGAAGCGCCGGTTTGGGCGGCGGGGCCCTGATTACGCGGGATGATGCGCAAAAGGCTGGTGCTGACCAGATAGGCAAAGCCAATCCCCAGGATATTGCGTAACATTAATGCTTCATCGGGGGAGATATATTGAGTCAGACTTAGCAGCATTGTGAGCAAAAACAGCGTATTGAGCGCAATGAGCGAAAAAATGAGCCAGTAGCGCTCTTTACCGAATTTTTGCTTGTGCAGCGTTTTCATGAGCTGTTTTTTGCTAAAAATCACCAAAAGGCTAATGGT
It contains:
- a CDS encoding helix-turn-helix transcriptional regulator: MNQISFSLPEILALIGVVQCTYLIVHITLRSGMVLRAGLPLVYFLVLAAAFTADLAQNRLQFEGDYYFLMQWFLWFSGPPLSVLLVVQLSDMNTTPPLRDYWVLLLLPLSFMLSVLSAGSAIGCEDFKNCEAMHELLKVTGLMAGTISLLVIFSKKQLMKTLHKQKFGKERYWLIFSLIALNTLFLLTMLLSLTQYISPDEALMLRNILGIGFAYLVSTSLLRIIPRNQGPAAQTGASAENLSEEERDLAEKIEGLLKFEKVYQEPTYSRADLARECETSETIISRVINAHFQKSFPQLMNERRIEDAKQLLRETDATIQAIAKDVGFNSLPSFNRVFKELANQAPSQYRKKTPQNTN